In Cryptomeria japonica chromosome 1, Sugi_1.0, whole genome shotgun sequence, the sequence TTTCTTCACTACCTTTGAATATCCTACACAAGTTGGGTATTTATTCTGTGAAACCTTGATGAGAAGATAGGCATTGGTTTCCTAATATTGCCTTTTGTAGTTACAAACCCTAAATAGGCTACCATTGGTTCTCTTTGCACCTACCTATGGtgctagctctgaatcttcaatgGCGTTTGTAGTCTTCCCAAATGGTCTAGACTGACAGATTCCATAATATTTGGTCTACTATCCTTGAACCCGAGATTTATCATATTGTTTGGTGTATTATTTTCAAAGGCTTGCCTCTAGGCTCTTGTCTAAGGCATATGGGTATCCCAAAGTCATTTTGCCCTTTTTGTGATCATTTTGAAACCTTCATTCACTTCTTTTGGTCTTGTGACCATGCTCAAAACTTGTGgaattgaatttttgatttttttcagtgCTTTGAAGCAGAGCCTTTTTCTTGGTATATGACCCTTTTGGGGGATTTGCCTCACATCCCTTTCAAATTTGCCCAAATTTGGCATGTTTTTAGGGTGGAAATCGTCTTCACAATTTGGAAAGATTAGAATGCTCCTTTTTTTTCCTCATAGCTCTATTGATATTCATGTTTCACTTTTTACTAAAGCTTGTATATGTAATAATGTCATGTTTCAGATTCAAGTGCAAGCCAATAAAGTTGCATTGGAGGTGGCCCACCTTCAAACCCTTTTAGATCATTGGGGAAATGCCCCTTGTATGGTTGCTAGAGTAGCTCCAAATCTTTCCACCGGTACCTCTATTAGGCCCTCAGCCTCTCGCCATCGATCTATGCCCCATGGCTACTGACGTGGAAATAACTCTTTCACTCACTGTTCTCATACTTTATGGTTTCAAGCTCCCCAATGCTAGTTTGGTTGTGGCAGTGCTTTCAACAGGAAACACTATCTCTTCGCCATGCATGGGTTTGGCTTTTGAGTGGAGTTTGGGGGGTGCGGACCTAAGCGGCGATGGTACGAGTGGTTGGTGGGCTTTTGGTGGTGGCAATGGTTGGCCAACTTCTAGTGGTGACAATGGATGGCGTGGTTCTTCTAAAGGTTTTACGCATTTGGCTTTGACAATCTCTCCCTCACGGACGGATCTGGACAAGGAAAAAGAGGAGGTTGCTACTAAAGAAGGGTGCTCCCTTTCGGACGATAACCCTGACCCTGCTAATGTAAGGGGTCCTAAGGATGATAGAGCACCTCCTTCGGCCACTACTTTAGCTGCTTAAGTGGTTGTTTTAAGTTTTTTGCTCTCTAGGCTCAATCTATGTTGTTGTATTTTTTGCTTATCTAGGCGCTACCCATTTGACTCCTCAGCGGTGATGTATTCGCCTACGCTTTTTGGTGAATAATGTACTTTATCTTTATTAATGGAAATGGTTactatatcaaaaaaaaaaaaaagcatatatatatttataaaaagatgaaaatgttatttattTAATAGGAAGTATTATAATTAGAGGTATTGCTTTCCATACACAATaattgaataatatatatatatatatatatatatatatatatatacactaaaaGAAATGTGCTTTTAAaaatgtatataatttttttttggatacaCATACACATGCTTTATATAGAGTTTACAATTAGGCTAATGACTTTTAttagttttatattttaatttacctCCAACACCTTCTCACTTAAAATcacaatattttaatttatattatatattttaaattattcaaagaggttaaaaattataattaaaataacaaaatttaattaataagaatTATACCATCACGAAAACTTAAACATGATTCGACTAGGTATAAATGAATTTGATAAAAGAGACCTCGAAAGAAATTCttaacaacttaaccaaaaaaacAACTAATTTCAAAAAGACCTAATTCACAACTGCCAACATCTTTTGTGTTCTTTTCACAACAAACCCTAACGCTGTCGGAAACGAcctttaaatgtttatttatttctgAAAAACCTGCCGCGAATGCAGCGAATTAAATCCTCTTTGAAACAAAAATTAATGTTGCCGTGCTGAATCGGGCAAAGACAAAGCCTTGGTGAACAACTTTTGGTGAACGGCAATGGCCTTGTCTTCTACGCTTCCGTGTACTAACGAAAATTTCTCCCAAATTTCCCCTACAAAACCCCGCCCCTGCATTCCAGTCTCTGCCATAGCTCTGCAAATTGCTTCTCCCGTGATTTGAAACCCTGACGTCAAGGAGAAATTTATTATTTTGCAATGGCCAGAAGAGTAACAGAAAGTAAAATAGCGCCGTCAGTTGCCGTAATTTTGTGCGTTGTGACGCTCATGGCTGTGGTGGGAAAGCACACGGCGTTTGCACAGGCGAGCTGTAACAGTGCACTGGCGAGCTTATCGCCGTGTTTAAATTACGTGACGGGACAAGATGCGGCGCCTAATCAGGGGTGCTGTAGCGCACTGGCTTCTGTCGTGAAGAACAAGGCCCTCTGTCTCTGTCAGCTGCTTGCTAGTAATAGTTCGTCAATTAACAGAAATAGAGCTCTGGCCCTGCCAGGAGAATGCAACGTTACAACCCCTCCTGTCAGCCAATGCCAAGGTAAAGTATTATTTTTGTGGTTTAGGGCTTTTTGAATTAGGTTAGGGTTTCGAATTCGCAGATGGTAAATAA encodes:
- the LOC131028644 gene encoding non-specific lipid transfer protein GPI-anchored 5, producing MARRVTESKIAPSVAVILCVVTLMAVVGKHTAFAQASCNSALASLSPCLNYVTGQDAAPNQGCCSALASVVKNKALCLCQLLASNSSSINRNRALALPGECNVTTPPVSQCQGSGAPNNTSPASNGTGTQITKATGSNPSSTNEASGIFVLSSINVVAIVVFAAFLSW